One genomic segment of Bacteroides caccae includes these proteins:
- the pbpC gene encoding penicillin-binding protein 1C, which produces MGDKILNFFKHLSVIKRVLLGIITLLVIGYIFCLPRQLFHVPYSTVVTDRNGELLGARIASDGQWRFPPRKTTPEKIRQCLITFEDKNFYYHWGVDPLSIGRATYQNLKNKRIVSGGSTLTMQTIRLARHESRTFGEKVIEMILATRLEFRASKEEILSMYVSHAPFGGNVVGLDAASWRYFGHSTEDLSWAESAMLAVLPNAPAIIHLSKGRKTLLAKRNRLLKQLLDKEIIDSSTYELAVSEPLPDEPHPLPQIAPHLVSRFYQERNGRYSRTTIDKGMQTHIEDLAERWSNEFNRSDIRNLAILVIDIPSSQVVAYCGNVHFDRKQGGNQVDVIQAPRSTGSILKPFLYYAMLQEGSMLPDMLLPDVPVNINGYTPQNFSMQYEGAVPASEALARSLNIPAVTMLQRYGVPKFHNFLQQIGFKTISRPSSHYGLSLILGGAEATLWDVTNAYAQMGRSLVTGHSDSETPVSSKEAEARMIVEEDTKNRAVQHKSIWDKGAVWQTFNALKEVNRPEEIDWKAIPSMQPVAWKTGTSYGFRDAWAVGVTPRYAVGVWVGNATGEGKPGLVGAQTAGPVLFDIFNYLPSSSWFERPTGVFIDAEVCHQSGHLKGRFCEDIDTLLVLPAGLRTEACPYHHLVTLSADESRRIYENCANTEPTIQKSWFVLPPVWEWYYKQHHPEYKSLPPFKPGCGEDTFQAMQFIYPPMNARIKLPRQMDGSKGFITVELAHSNPDATIFWHLDETYQTQTQDFHKISLQPTPGKHSLTAVDDEGNTVSTTFFVE; this is translated from the coding sequence ATGGGAGACAAGATATTGAATTTCTTCAAACATTTATCCGTCATTAAAAGAGTATTGCTCGGCATTATTACTCTTTTAGTGATAGGATATATCTTTTGTCTTCCCCGGCAACTGTTTCATGTTCCCTACTCTACCGTTGTGACAGACAGAAATGGAGAGTTATTAGGAGCACGTATCGCTTCCGACGGTCAATGGAGATTTCCTCCACGAAAGACGACACCCGAGAAAATCAGGCAATGCCTCATTACTTTCGAAGACAAGAATTTCTATTATCATTGGGGAGTAGACCCGTTATCCATAGGGAGAGCTACTTATCAGAATCTAAAAAACAAACGTATCGTCAGCGGAGGCAGTACCCTCACAATGCAGACGATCCGCCTGGCCCGCCATGAGTCACGAACTTTCGGAGAGAAAGTGATTGAAATGATTCTTGCCACCCGGTTGGAGTTTCGTGCTTCAAAAGAAGAAATCCTGTCGATGTATGTATCACACGCACCTTTCGGAGGAAATGTAGTAGGATTGGATGCAGCATCCTGGCGTTATTTCGGTCACTCCACCGAGGATTTATCATGGGCAGAATCCGCCATGCTCGCCGTCCTGCCCAATGCCCCCGCCATCATTCATTTGTCGAAAGGACGAAAAACACTACTTGCCAAACGAAACCGTCTCCTGAAACAACTTCTTGATAAAGAGATTATCGACTCATCGACCTATGAACTGGCTGTCAGCGAACCGCTGCCTGACGAACCTCATCCCTTACCTCAAATAGCGCCGCATCTGGTCAGCCGATTCTATCAGGAAAGAAACGGCCGGTATTCCCGCACGACTATCGACAAAGGAATGCAGACTCATATAGAGGATTTGGCCGAACGCTGGAGCAATGAATTCAATCGGAGTGATATTCGCAACCTGGCTATTCTTGTGATTGACATTCCTTCCAGTCAAGTAGTGGCTTACTGCGGGAATGTACATTTCGACCGGAAACAAGGAGGAAATCAGGTAGATGTGATCCAGGCTCCCAGAAGCACTGGCAGTATATTGAAACCTTTCTTATATTATGCCATGTTGCAGGAAGGAAGTATGTTGCCCGATATGCTATTGCCGGATGTGCCTGTCAACATCAACGGGTATACTCCACAGAACTTCAGTATGCAATATGAAGGAGCCGTACCCGCTTCAGAAGCATTAGCACGCTCATTGAATATCCCGGCAGTGACCATGCTGCAAAGATACGGAGTACCCAAGTTCCACAACTTCCTGCAACAAATAGGATTCAAAACGATCAGTCGCCCATCCTCCCATTATGGGTTATCATTGATTTTAGGAGGAGCGGAAGCTACGTTATGGGACGTGACGAACGCCTATGCGCAAATGGGGCGAAGCCTTGTCACCGGACATTCGGATTCAGAAACTCCCGTTTCCTCCAAAGAAGCGGAAGCGAGAATGATAGTAGAAGAAGATACTAAAAACAGGGCCGTACAGCATAAAAGTATCTGGGATAAAGGTGCCGTGTGGCAGACATTCAACGCTTTGAAAGAAGTCAACCGCCCCGAAGAAATTGACTGGAAAGCTATCCCTTCCATGCAGCCGGTTGCATGGAAAACCGGAACAAGCTATGGATTCCGTGACGCCTGGGCAGTGGGTGTAACTCCACGTTATGCAGTCGGCGTATGGGTAGGAAATGCAACCGGAGAGGGAAAGCCCGGATTAGTCGGCGCACAAACAGCAGGTCCCGTGTTATTCGACATATTCAATTATCTCCCTTCATCGTCATGGTTCGAACGCCCGACAGGAGTTTTCATTGATGCAGAAGTATGCCACCAGTCCGGCCACTTGAAAGGAAGATTTTGTGAAGATATAGATACATTGCTAGTTCTGCCCGCCGGACTGCGGACAGAAGCTTGCCCTTATCATCACCTTGTCACACTATCCGCCGATGAAAGCCGGCGTATTTATGAAAACTGTGCAAATACAGAGCCTACTATTCAGAAATCCTGGTTTGTCCTGCCACCCGTATGGGAATGGTATTACAAACAACATCACCCGGAATACAAGTCGCTTCCGCCTTTCAAACCCGGCTGTGGGGAAGACACCTTCCAAGCAATGCAATTTATTTATCCTCCGATGAACGCCCGTATCAAACTGCCCCGACAAATGGATGGCAGTAAAGGTTTTATAACGGTGGAACTGGCTCATAGCAATCCTGACGCAACGATCTTCTGGCACCTCGATGAAACTTATCAGACGCAAACGCAGGACTTCCACAAGATTTCCCTGCAACCTACTCCCGGTAAACATTCACTGACAGCAGTAGACGATGAGGGCAATACAGTTTCTACTACTTTCTTCGTCGAATAA
- a CDS encoding MFS transporter gives MKQPLKENGGLPASILWTLAIVAGISVANIYYVQPLLNMIRHELGISEFRTNLIAMVTQIGYAAGLLFITPLGDLYQRKKIILANFLVLIFSLLTIALAHNIHVILVASFLTGACSMIPQIFIPMAAQFSRPEHKGRNVGIVLSGLLTGILASRVVSGFVGELFGWREMYYIAAGMMFVCAVVVLKVLPNIQTNFRGKYSDLMKSLLALVKEFPQLRIYSIRAALNFGSLLAMWSCLAFKMGQAPFFANSDVIGMLGLCGVAGALTASFVGRYVKRVGVRRFNFIGCGLILLSWLLFFVGENTYAGIIAGIIMIDIGMQCIQLSNQTSIFELNPRASNRINTIFMTTYFIGGSMGTFLAGSFWQLYGWHGVIGIGVLLTGISLLITIFFKK, from the coding sequence ATGAAACAGCCATTAAAAGAAAACGGAGGACTACCGGCGTCTATCCTCTGGACACTTGCTATTGTGGCGGGTATTTCGGTAGCCAATATCTATTACGTCCAACCTCTGCTAAATATGATACGCCATGAACTTGGCATATCAGAGTTCCGAACTAACCTGATTGCCATGGTCACGCAGATAGGTTATGCGGCCGGACTATTGTTTATCACTCCCTTGGGTGATTTATACCAACGCAAGAAGATTATCCTTGCCAACTTCCTCGTCCTTATATTCTCACTATTGACGATTGCCCTGGCGCATAATATCCATGTGATACTTGTTGCCTCATTCCTTACGGGGGCCTGTTCTATGATTCCACAGATATTCATTCCCATGGCCGCCCAGTTTTCACGTCCGGAGCATAAAGGCAGAAATGTAGGAATCGTTTTATCGGGATTACTGACCGGCATCTTGGCTTCACGCGTCGTCAGCGGATTCGTCGGTGAACTGTTCGGGTGGCGGGAGATGTATTATATTGCCGCAGGTATGATGTTTGTCTGTGCGGTTGTCGTACTGAAAGTTCTTCCCAACATTCAGACCAACTTCCGGGGAAAGTACAGCGACCTGATGAAATCCCTGCTGGCTTTGGTGAAAGAGTTTCCGCAACTACGCATCTACTCTATCCGGGCCGCCCTGAACTTCGGTTCGCTCCTCGCCATGTGGTCCTGCCTCGCTTTCAAAATGGGACAAGCTCCATTCTTCGCCAATAGCGACGTGATTGGTATGCTGGGACTTTGCGGAGTAGCCGGAGCATTAACAGCTTCTTTTGTGGGAAGATATGTAAAACGGGTAGGCGTTCGCCGCTTCAACTTCATCGGCTGCGGATTGATTCTTTTGTCCTGGTTATTGTTCTTCGTCGGAGAAAACACTTACGCCGGAATCATCGCCGGCATTATCATGATTGATATAGGGATGCAATGCATCCAACTCAGTAACCAGACGAGTATCTTCGAACTGAATCCCCGCGCTTCGAACCGTATCAATACAATTTTCATGACTACCTACTTCATCGGTGGCTCCATGGGAACATTCCTTGCCGGAAGTTTCTGGCAACTGTATGGCTGGCACGGCGTTATCGGTATCGGAGTCCTTTTAACCGGTATTTCTCTATTAATTACGATTTTCTTTAAGAAGTGA